The following are encoded together in the Blautia obeum ATCC 29174 genome:
- a CDS encoding putative ABC transporter permease: MICGMTYFQICLYFLVYSFGGWVVEVIFHAVALGKVINRGFLNGPVCPVYGFGVLSVFALLNTIQSGGHQMSEGMIFVFGFVLATAVELIAGWLLDVCFHARWWDYSDKPLNFHGYICLEFSLIWGLAIVMVVKVFQKYVENQVSHTPATWEWVVIAILYAVYLTDFIVTVAVIRGLNKKLTRLDKVSSDLRIVSDKLSDTLATTTIDTAQKVGERKVQAALAKAELLETTAAQKEKTVEMLRMKKAELQAQFDELSSSITNHTVFGQGRLLKAFPEMKHRDYFELIQELKKKLK, translated from the coding sequence GTGATTTGTGGAATGACATATTTTCAGATATGCCTGTATTTCCTGGTCTATTCTTTTGGAGGATGGGTAGTTGAAGTTATTTTTCATGCAGTTGCGCTTGGAAAAGTAATAAACAGAGGATTTCTGAACGGACCGGTCTGCCCGGTATATGGCTTTGGTGTGCTCTCTGTTTTTGCCCTGCTTAATACGATTCAAAGTGGTGGACATCAGATGAGTGAAGGAATGATCTTTGTATTTGGATTTGTTCTTGCTACAGCGGTTGAGTTGATCGCAGGATGGCTGCTTGATGTGTGTTTCCATGCAAGATGGTGGGATTATTCAGATAAACCGTTGAATTTTCATGGATATATCTGCCTGGAGTTCTCTCTGATCTGGGGCCTTGCAATCGTTATGGTAGTAAAGGTTTTTCAGAAATATGTAGAAAATCAGGTGTCTCATACACCGGCAACCTGGGAGTGGGTTGTGATAGCAATCTTATATGCAGTGTATCTGACAGACTTTATTGTAACAGTAGCAGTTATCCGTGGATTGAATAAGAAACTTACCAGATTGGATAAAGTCAGCTCAGATCTGAGAATTGTGAGTGATAAGCTTAGTGATACACTGGCAACGACTACGATTGATACAGCGCAGAAGGTTGGCGAAAGAAAGGTTCAGGCAGCACTTGCAAAAGCCGAACTGCTTGAGACGACAGCTGCCCAGAAAGAAAAAACTGTTGAAATGCTCCGTATGAAAAAAGCAGAACTTCAGGCACAGTTTGACGAGTTATCCAGTTCCATCACAAATCATACTGTATTCGGTCAGGGACGACTTCTTAAAGCTTTCCCTGAGATGAAACACAGAGATTACTTTGAGCTGATTCAGGAATTGAAGAAAAAACTGAAATAA
- a CDS encoding DUF4118 domain-containing protein, with the protein MNIQDSVWTKRQKNHHPIYIEKPSIKDYLLTFSIFVGCTVIGLVFQKLHFTDTNIVTVYILGVLVTSIVTDGYLCGLVGSFLSVVLFCFFLTEPGMSFQTYAVGYPVTFLIMLISSVLTGTLAAKLKDHARLSEQQAFRTQILFDTDRLLQQAKNSEEILCVTCKQLVRLLNRDIVAYIVKNNDLSEGKMFFNNTNERNGEYLTSEEQCVARWAYENGQRAGATTNHFSSAKCLYLSIRSGESVYGVIGIPVKKDAMDSFEYSILLSVINECALAMENSQNAIEKEKNAILAKNEQLRADLLRAISHDLRTPLCSISGNADMLLNNERRLDDITKQQIYTDIYDDAEWLIGVVENLLSITRLNDGRLKIKFTDQLLDEVIAESLRHISRKHDAYKIQVECEELILAHMDVRLIIQVLVNLIDNAIKYTPQGSTICIRGLRTDGRAQISVEDNGPGIADEMKSHIFEMFYTGKTTIADSHRSLGLGLALCHSIIEAHEGELTLKDNYPHGCIFVFTLPLSEVTLNE; encoded by the coding sequence ATGAATATTCAAGATAGTGTGTGGACAAAAAGACAGAAAAATCATCATCCCATATATATTGAAAAACCATCGATAAAAGATTATTTGTTGACATTTTCAATATTTGTAGGTTGTACGGTGATCGGTCTGGTTTTTCAGAAACTTCATTTCACAGATACCAATATTGTTACAGTGTATATTCTTGGCGTGCTGGTCACATCTATTGTAACGGATGGTTATCTCTGCGGTCTGGTGGGATCGTTTTTAAGTGTTGTTCTTTTTTGTTTTTTTCTTACGGAGCCAGGAATGTCCTTTCAAACATATGCAGTTGGCTATCCGGTGACATTTTTAATAATGTTGATATCTTCAGTGCTTACAGGAACTCTTGCTGCCAAATTAAAAGATCATGCCCGGTTATCTGAGCAACAGGCATTTCGTACACAGATCTTATTTGATACGGACAGATTACTTCAACAGGCGAAAAACAGTGAAGAGATTCTTTGTGTTACCTGTAAGCAGCTGGTACGTTTGTTGAATCGAGACATTGTTGCATATATTGTGAAAAATAATGATTTATCAGAAGGAAAGATGTTTTTTAATAATACTAATGAAAGAAATGGAGAATATCTGACATCTGAAGAACAGTGTGTTGCAAGATGGGCATATGAGAATGGACAGCGCGCTGGAGCAACAACAAATCATTTTAGCAGTGCAAAATGTTTGTATCTTTCGATCCGTAGTGGAGAGAGTGTCTACGGAGTGATTGGAATACCAGTTAAAAAAGATGCAATGGATTCTTTTGAATATAGCATTTTACTTTCTGTGATCAATGAATGTGCGCTTGCAATGGAAAATTCACAAAATGCAATAGAAAAAGAAAAAAATGCTATTCTGGCGAAAAACGAACAGCTGCGGGCAGACCTTTTGCGAGCAATTTCTCATGATCTGAGAACTCCGCTTTGCTCTATTTCAGGAAATGCTGATATGTTGCTGAATAATGAGAGACGTTTGGATGATATAACAAAACAACAGATATATACAGATATTTATGATGATGCAGAATGGCTTATTGGTGTTGTAGAAAATCTGTTATCTATCACAAGATTAAATGATGGAAGATTGAAAATAAAATTCACAGATCAGCTTCTCGATGAAGTTATTGCAGAATCCCTGCGACATATCAGCCGAAAGCATGATGCTTATAAGATTCAGGTGGAATGTGAAGAACTGATTCTCGCCCATATGGATGTTCGACTTATCATTCAGGTTCTTGTTAATTTGATAGATAATGCGATAAAATATACACCGCAAGGTTCAACCATATGTATTCGCGGATTAAGAACAGATGGCAGAGCGCAAATAAGTGTAGAAGATAATGGACCGGGGATTGCGGATGAAATGAAATCGCATATATTTGAGATGTTTTATACCGGAAAAACTACGATTGCTGACAGTCATCGTAGTTTGGGGCTGGGCCTTGCATTATGCCATTCAATTATTGAAGCACATGAAGGGGAATTAACACTTAAGGATAATTATCCTCATGGCTGTATTTTTGTTTTTACATTACCGTTAAGTGAGGTAACACTAAATGAATAA
- the tnpA gene encoding IS200/IS605 family transposase, which translates to MENMDHNAHSVYLMYYHLIMAVKYRRKVINDPISERAREIWENIAPRYGIVLEEWNHDIDHVHVMFRAQPKTELSKFINAYKSASSRLLKKEYPEIREKLWKEAFWSQSFCLLTAGGAPVEVIRQYIETQGEKKN; encoded by the coding sequence ATGGAAAATATGGATCACAATGCACATTCAGTGTACTTGATGTATTATCATCTGATCATGGCGGTGAAATATCGAAGAAAAGTTATCAATGATCCAATTTCAGAAAGAGCAAGGGAAATATGGGAAAATATTGCCCCACGGTATGGAATTGTTTTGGAGGAATGGAATCATGATATTGACCATGTGCATGTAATGTTTCGTGCACAGCCTAAAACGGAACTCAGTAAATTTATCAATGCTTATAAAAGTGCCAGCAGTAGGCTGCTGAAAAAAGAGTATCCGGAAATCCGGGAAAAACTTTGGAAAGAAGCATTCTGGAGCCAGAGTTTCTGCCTTTTGACGGCAGGAGGGGCGCCAGTAGAAGTGATCCGTCAATACATCGAAACCCAGGGAGAGAAAAAGAATTGA
- a CDS encoding TrkH family potassium uptake protein, whose amino-acid sequence MKKEQKLFMPEHLHKRKHLTSFQLIILGFAGVIFIGALILTLPVSSASGVVTPFDQALFTSTSAVCVTGLVVQDTGSYWSIFGQAVILALIQIGGLGVVTVAVSVFMLSGRKISLMQRSTMQDAISAPKVGGIVRLTKFILRGTFLIEALGAVLLFPVFCRDFGIKGIWMSVFHSISAFCNAGFDILGTTDHTFVSLTGYSRNIWLNIVIMLLIILGGMGFLTWEDFYTNKFKFKRYRMQSKVILITTAILIIAPAVFFFACDFGNLPAGKRLLASVFQSVTTRTAGFNTEDLSLMTEAGKAVMILLMLIGGSPSSTAGGMKTTTFAVLILNALATFRSREDAGAFGRRFDGQVIKNAATIAMLYFMLFFFGGITISVYEGLPVLICFYEAASAVGTVGLTLGVTPGLHIISRLILIALMYLGRVGGMTLIYAVFSGKNNNGAKMPLEKITVG is encoded by the coding sequence ATCAAAAAGGAGCAGAAGTTATTTATGCCAGAGCATTTACATAAAAGAAAACATCTGACATCATTTCAATTAATTATCTTAGGTTTTGCGGGGGTGATCTTTATAGGAGCCCTCATTTTAACTTTACCTGTTTCATCTGCAAGTGGAGTTGTAACGCCGTTTGATCAGGCACTTTTTACATCAACTTCAGCAGTATGTGTGACAGGACTTGTTGTGCAGGATACAGGCAGTTACTGGTCTATTTTTGGACAAGCAGTTATTTTGGCACTTATACAGATTGGAGGTTTGGGAGTTGTAACCGTTGCAGTATCAGTATTTATGCTGTCAGGACGAAAAATATCGCTCATGCAGCGGAGTACGATGCAGGATGCTATATCGGCGCCAAAAGTAGGAGGTATTGTCCGACTGACAAAATTTATTCTGAGAGGGACCTTTCTGATAGAAGCACTTGGAGCAGTATTATTGTTTCCGGTATTTTGTCGTGATTTTGGAATAAAGGGAATCTGGATGTCGGTTTTTCATTCTATCTCAGCCTTTTGTAATGCCGGATTTGATATACTTGGTACAACAGATCATACTTTTGTATCATTGACCGGATACAGCAGAAATATCTGGCTGAATATAGTTATTATGCTTTTGATCATACTTGGTGGAATGGGATTTCTTACCTGGGAAGATTTCTATACTAACAAATTTAAATTTAAACGTTATCGTATGCAGAGTAAGGTTATTCTGATCACTACAGCCATTTTGATCATTGCACCGGCGGTCTTCTTTTTTGCCTGTGATTTTGGCAATCTGCCTGCAGGCAAAAGATTGCTGGCATCAGTATTTCAGTCTGTAACGACCAGAACCGCGGGCTTTAATACCGAAGACCTGTCACTGATGACAGAAGCAGGAAAAGCTGTTATGATACTTCTAATGCTGATAGGTGGTTCACCAAGTTCTACAGCAGGCGGTATGAAAACAACAACCTTTGCAGTGTTGATACTGAATGCACTTGCTACATTCAGAAGCCGTGAAGACGCAGGCGCTTTTGGACGAAGATTTGACGGGCAGGTAATAAAGAATGCGGCTACTATAGCGATGCTGTATTTTATGCTGTTTTTCTTTGGGGGGATAACGATCAGTGTTTATGAAGGCCTGCCGGTACTGATTTGTTTTTATGAAGCAGCTTCTGCAGTAGGAACAGTAGGACTTACATTAGGAGTTACACCGGGACTTCACATAATATCACGTTTGATATTGATCGCACTTATGTATTTAGGTCGAGTAGGAGGAATGACATTAATATACGCGGTATTTTCCGGGAAAAACAATAATGGTGCAAAAATGCCATTAGAAAAAATAACAGTTGGATAA
- a CDS encoding RNA-guided endonuclease TnpB family protein — translation MNIAYRFRIYPTEEQKILLGKTFGCCRFLYNQMLNDKIQEYKKSKTMLKNTPAMYKKTYSFLKEVDSLALANVQLHLEKAYKNFFRDPKVGFPRFKSKHHSKNSYTTNVVNGNILVEGNRIRLPKLKWISMKKHREPAENCRLKSVTVSMESSGKYFASLLYEGYSCENQAADKDYSNAKILGIDYAMQGMAVFSEEIELEKAGFFRKNEKRLAREQRKLSRCVKGSHNYVRQKKKVARCHEKIRSQRRDYLHKLSRRIADQYDIVAVEDIDMKAMSQCLHFGKSVQDNGYGMFRNMLEYKLEWKGKELIKVDRFFPSSKKCSKCGKIKKELKLSERVYHCTCGNEMDRDRNAAINIREEARRMLAA, via the coding sequence TTGAACATAGCATATCGTTTCCGGATTTATCCAACAGAAGAACAGAAGATACTCCTTGGAAAAACATTTGGCTGCTGTCGTTTTCTGTATAACCAGATGCTTAATGACAAGATCCAGGAGTATAAAAAGTCAAAAACGATGTTAAAGAATACACCAGCTATGTATAAAAAAACGTATTCATTTCTGAAAGAAGTTGATTCGCTGGCCCTAGCAAATGTTCAGCTTCATCTGGAGAAAGCATATAAGAACTTTTTCCGTGATCCGAAGGTTGGATTTCCGCGTTTCAAGTCAAAACATCATTCCAAAAACAGCTACACAACAAATGTGGTCAACGGAAATATTCTGGTAGAAGGTAACCGGATCCGGCTTCCGAAATTAAAATGGATCTCCATGAAAAAACACAGGGAGCCTGCAGAAAACTGTCGTCTGAAATCAGTGACAGTCAGTATGGAGTCATCTGGAAAGTATTTTGCAAGCCTGCTGTATGAAGGATACAGCTGCGAAAACCAAGCAGCAGATAAGGATTACAGCAATGCAAAAATACTGGGGATTGATTATGCGATGCAGGGGATGGCAGTGTTTTCAGAAGAGATCGAGCTTGAAAAAGCAGGGTTCTTCAGAAAAAATGAAAAAAGGCTGGCAAGGGAACAGCGTAAACTGTCAAGATGTGTAAAAGGGAGCCACAATTATGTGCGGCAGAAAAAGAAAGTTGCCAGATGTCATGAAAAAATACGCAGCCAGAGAAGAGATTATCTGCATAAACTGAGCCGCAGGATCGCAGACCAATACGATATAGTTGCGGTAGAAGATATTGATATGAAAGCGATGAGCCAGTGTCTGCATTTTGGGAAAAGTGTACAGGATAATGGATACGGGATGTTCCGGAATATGCTGGAATATAAGCTTGAATGGAAGGGAAAAGAATTAATAAAGGTAGACCGCTTTTTCCCTTCAAGCAAAAAATGCAGTAAATGCGGAAAGATAAAAAAAGAGCTGAAATTATCCGAAAGAGTTTATCACTGTACGTGTGGGAATGAGATGGATAGAGATCGAAATGCAGCAATCAACATCCGCGAAGAGGCAAGAAGGATGCTGGCAGCATAA
- a CDS encoding FCD domain-containing protein encodes MPLHEETIETHREITNAIASHDPLRAQDAMYLHLVYNRKRIQLSQK; translated from the coding sequence GTGCCTCTGCATGAAGAAACCATCGAGACTCACCGCGAGATTACGAATGCCATAGCATCCCATGACCCACTCCGGGCACAGGATGCCATGTATCTACATCTGGTTTATAACCGCAAAAGAATACAACTCAGTCAGAAATGA
- a CDS encoding MATE family efflux transporter, translated as MTNDKADFTQGSILKKLVAFMMPVLGALILQAAYGAVDLLVVGRFGSTSGLSAVSTGSQVLNLVTFVVVQFAMGITVMIARYLGEKRPEKIGAVIGGGVVVFTIISIALFFVMVCFARPISVLMQAPTEAVDLTSSYVRICGGGIFFIVAYNLLSAIFRGLGDSKSPLLFVLVACIVNVIGDMVLVAGFHMDAAGAAIATVTAQALSVVFAVLLLIKKDLPFTIKKSDFRLNPQCKRFLQIGLPLALQEFLTQLSFLALCAFVNRLGLEASSGYGVACKIVNFAMLVPSSLMQSMASFVSQNVGAGKKKRAKQSMFTGIGVGLVVGCLVFVLVMFKGDVVAGIFSTDASVIQNAFDYLKGFAPETIVTAILFSMIGYFNGNNKTVWVMIQGLVQTLLVRLPLAYYMSIQPNASLTKIGLAAPVATVTGIILNVGFFIYLNRKEKAVTSPSS; from the coding sequence ATGACAAACGATAAAGCAGATTTTACACAGGGAAGCATCCTGAAAAAACTGGTTGCATTTATGATGCCGGTTCTTGGAGCCTTGATCCTGCAGGCTGCGTATGGTGCAGTTGACCTCCTGGTCGTAGGTAGATTTGGTTCCACATCAGGGCTTTCAGCAGTTTCCACCGGAAGCCAGGTGTTGAACCTGGTAACCTTTGTAGTAGTTCAGTTTGCAATGGGAATTACGGTCATGATCGCCCGTTATCTTGGTGAAAAAAGACCGGAAAAAATTGGAGCTGTCATAGGTGGCGGCGTTGTTGTATTTACGATCATCTCAATAGCATTGTTTTTTGTAATGGTGTGCTTCGCACGTCCGATTTCTGTACTGATGCAGGCACCGACTGAGGCAGTTGATCTTACCTCCAGTTATGTACGGATCTGCGGTGGCGGAATCTTTTTCATTGTAGCTTATAATCTGCTGTCAGCAATTTTTCGTGGGCTGGGAGACAGTAAGTCACCGCTGCTTTTTGTACTGGTTGCATGTATCGTAAATGTGATCGGAGATATGGTCCTGGTAGCCGGATTTCATATGGATGCAGCAGGCGCTGCAATTGCAACGGTTACAGCACAGGCGCTCAGCGTTGTATTTGCCGTGCTTCTTCTTATCAAAAAAGATCTGCCGTTTACGATCAAAAAAAGTGATTTCAGACTGAACCCACAATGTAAGAGATTTCTTCAGATTGGTTTGCCACTTGCATTGCAGGAGTTCCTGACTCAGCTTTCCTTCCTGGCACTCTGTGCCTTTGTCAACCGACTTGGTCTGGAAGCCTCTTCTGGATATGGGGTGGCCTGCAAGATCGTTAACTTTGCAATGCTCGTACCAAGTTCACTGATGCAGTCCATGGCGTCCTTTGTATCCCAAAATGTAGGTGCAGGAAAGAAAAAACGTGCAAAACAGTCCATGTTTACCGGAATCGGAGTGGGACTGGTGGTTGGATGCCTGGTATTTGTGCTTGTGATGTTTAAAGGGGATGTAGTCGCAGGTATTTTCTCAACCGATGCCTCAGTTATCCAGAATGCCTTTGACTATCTGAAAGGTTTTGCACCGGAGACAATCGTAACTGCAATTCTGTTCAGTATGATTGGTTATTTCAATGGAAATAATAAGACCGTCTGGGTTATGATCCAGGGACTGGTCCAGACACTTCTGGTTCGATTGCCGTTGGCATACTATATGAGTATCCAGCCAAATGCAAGCCTGACCAAGATCGGTCTGGCCGCACCGGTGGCAACTGTGACAGGAATTATTTTGAATGTGGGATTCTTTATTTATCTGAATCGCAAAGAAAAAGCAGTTACTTCTCCATCTTCTTAA
- a CDS encoding MarR family winged helix-turn-helix transcriptional regulator, with protein MTNEKVKRMLDACYQAKRIRELLPPLPQGVMPSYIQYMDTIQKLEKQGIKVKISNISDAMNLPRPGVTRTVKEMEAKGYLHKFASKEDGRVTYIAITEEGKKLSQKYDKDYFWELALSLSDISEEDADCMIRTIEKFYQIMCERRKEYDKR; from the coding sequence ATGACAAACGAAAAAGTTAAGAGAATGCTTGATGCATGTTATCAGGCAAAACGAATACGGGAATTACTTCCTCCACTTCCGCAGGGAGTCATGCCGTCTTATATTCAGTATATGGATACGATCCAGAAACTGGAAAAGCAGGGAATTAAGGTGAAGATCTCAAACATCAGTGATGCAATGAATCTGCCGCGTCCGGGAGTGACCAGAACCGTAAAAGAGATGGAAGCGAAGGGCTATCTTCATAAGTTTGCATCCAAGGAGGATGGACGTGTCACATATATAGCCATCACCGAAGAAGGAAAGAAGCTGTCCCAGAAATATGATAAGGATTATTTCTGGGAACTGGCGCTTTCTCTCAGTGATATTTCCGAGGAAGATGCGGATTGTATGATCCGTACGATTGAAAAGTTCTATCAGATTATGTGCGAGAGGAGAAAAGAATATGACAAACGATAA
- a CDS encoding potassium channel family protein, whose protein sequence is MKNILLIGLGRFGKHIALQLNQMGHEIMAVDINEERVNKVLPFVTNAQIGDSTDAQFLESLGIGNFDICFVTIGDSFQNSLETTSLLKELGAKLVISRAERDVQEKFLLRNGADKVVYPEKQVAKWASIRYTDDHILDYMEVDASHAIFEVEVPHEWIGKTVGGLDIRRKYDINILAVKNEGEVSIAVSPNTVLIAGSTILVLGDYKAIQKCFHI, encoded by the coding sequence ATGAAAAATATTTTACTTATTGGTCTGGGACGTTTTGGAAAACATATTGCATTGCAGCTAAACCAGATGGGGCATGAAATTATGGCAGTGGATATTAATGAAGAACGGGTAAATAAAGTCCTTCCTTTTGTTACGAATGCCCAGATTGGAGACAGCACAGATGCTCAATTTTTGGAATCTCTTGGAATAGGGAATTTTGATATTTGTTTTGTTACGATTGGTGACAGTTTTCAGAATTCACTTGAGACAACATCGCTGTTAAAAGAACTGGGAGCCAAACTCGTAATCTCCAGAGCTGAGCGAGATGTACAGGAAAAATTTCTGTTACGTAATGGCGCAGACAAGGTAGTTTATCCTGAAAAACAAGTGGCAAAATGGGCATCTATTCGTTATACAGACGATCACATTCTTGATTATATGGAAGTAGATGCTTCTCATGCAATATTTGAAGTAGAAGTTCCCCATGAGTGGATTGGAAAAACAGTAGGAGGCCTTGATATCAGAAGAAAATATGATATAAATATTCTTGCAGTAAAGAATGAGGGAGAAGTCAGTATAGCGGTATCGCCGAATACGGTTCTTATTGCCGGAAGTACGATTCTCGTGTTGGGAGATTATAAGGCAATTCAAAAATGCTTTCATATCTAA
- a CDS encoding MATE family efflux transporter translates to MKRIDFENGSVTGNILGATLPMLVAQILNLLYNIVDRVYIARIPKVGTTALGAVGLCFPIIVIITAFSNLFGSGGAPLFSIYRGKKQENTAVQIMDTSFSMLCICGVFLMLIGFLFARPILVVFGASSNALTYAYPYIMIYLIGTLPSMISIGMNPFINAQGYSTIGMLSVAIGAVANLLLDPLFIFVLGFGVQGAAIATILSQTLSAAFVLFFLTRKSELRVRLLRKNEVPQCTGYAKDIVSLGSAGFIMQLTNSLVTICCNNVLSVTGGDIYISVMTIVSSVRQLVETPLHAINEGASPILSYNYGACRPKHVRKAGAILSVMVLVYTAVTWSMIILIPEFLIRIFSSDTVLLKDAVIALKQYFAAFIFMDLQYIGQTVFKSLNKKKFAIFFSLLRKVFIVVPLTYLMPYALHMGTKGVFLAEPVSNVIGGSICFVTMLCTVLPELKKMEK, encoded by the coding sequence ATGAAAAGAATTGACTTTGAAAACGGAAGCGTGACCGGAAATATTTTAGGTGCAACTCTGCCCATGCTAGTCGCTCAGATTTTAAATTTATTGTATAACATCGTTGACCGTGTCTATATCGCACGAATCCCCAAAGTAGGAACTACTGCACTTGGCGCAGTAGGACTTTGTTTTCCCATCATCGTGATCATCACGGCCTTCTCTAATCTGTTCGGAAGTGGCGGTGCGCCGCTGTTCTCCATTTACAGAGGAAAAAAACAGGAAAACACTGCCGTCCAGATCATGGATACTTCTTTTTCCATGCTCTGCATCTGCGGTGTTTTCCTGATGCTCATCGGCTTTCTGTTTGCCCGTCCAATCCTGGTCGTATTCGGTGCTTCTTCGAATGCCCTTACTTATGCTTATCCTTATATAATGATCTACCTGATTGGAACCTTGCCGTCTATGATCTCCATCGGAATGAATCCTTTTATCAACGCCCAGGGTTATTCAACTATCGGTATGCTTTCTGTTGCCATCGGAGCTGTTGCAAACCTTCTGCTGGATCCTTTGTTTATCTTTGTCCTTGGTTTTGGAGTACAGGGAGCTGCGATTGCCACCATACTCTCTCAGACTTTATCCGCAGCTTTTGTACTGTTTTTCCTTACCAGAAAATCAGAATTAAGAGTCCGTCTTCTCAGGAAAAATGAAGTTCCGCAATGTACCGGTTACGCCAAAGATATTGTAAGTCTTGGCTCTGCCGGATTTATCATGCAGCTGACAAACAGCCTGGTAACGATCTGCTGCAACAATGTACTATCTGTTACCGGAGGAGATATCTATATCTCTGTTATGACTATCGTCTCCAGTGTACGCCAGCTGGTAGAGACACCTCTTCATGCCATAAACGAGGGAGCCTCTCCGATTCTGAGCTATAATTATGGTGCATGTCGTCCAAAGCACGTACGCAAAGCCGGTGCTATACTGTCGGTCATGGTTCTCGTCTATACCGCTGTTACATGGAGTATGATCATTTTGATCCCGGAGTTTTTGATCCGAATCTTCAGCTCCGATACCGTGCTGCTGAAAGATGCAGTGATCGCATTAAAACAATATTTTGCAGCATTTATTTTTATGGATCTGCAGTACATCGGACAGACTGTATTTAAGTCTCTGAATAAGAAGAAATTTGCGATTTTCTTCTCCCTGCTCCGCAAAGTATTTATAGTCGTTCCGCTTACCTATCTGATGCCATATGCTTTACATATGGGAACCAAGGGCGTATTCCTTGCAGAACCTGTATCAAATGTGATCGGCGGAAGTATCTGCTTTGTGACCATGCTCTGTACCGTACTGCCTGAACTTAAGAAGATGGAGAAGTAA
- a CDS encoding response regulator has protein sequence MNKTSILIVEDDRPIRNLIVTTLKTHEYKYLTAENGREAILEASSHNPDIILLDLGLPDMEGVDVIKKIRTWSNMPIIVISARSEDSDKIEALDAGADDYITKPFSVEELLARIRVTQRRLAVIQTGEIQKTAVFINGELKIDYTAGCTYMRGEELHLTPIEYKLLCLLSRNVGKVLTHTYITQQIWGRSSENDVASLRVFMATLRKKLESDKNEIQYIQTHIGIGYRMLRIE, from the coding sequence ATGAATAAAACATCAATTCTTATTGTAGAAGACGATCGTCCTATACGAAATCTGATCGTAACAACATTAAAAACACATGAGTACAAATATCTTACAGCAGAAAATGGGAGAGAAGCGATTTTGGAAGCATCTTCACACAATCCGGATATCATTTTACTCGATCTGGGGCTTCCGGATATGGAAGGAGTAGATGTGATAAAAAAAATTCGTACCTGGTCCAATATGCCGATTATTGTTATCAGTGCCAGAAGTGAGGATTCTGATAAGATTGAGGCTCTTGACGCAGGTGCGGATGATTATATTACAAAACCTTTTTCAGTTGAAGAATTGCTTGCACGTATACGTGTTACACAGAGACGACTTGCGGTTATTCAGACTGGTGAGATACAGAAGACGGCTGTTTTTATTAATGGAGAACTGAAAATTGATTATACTGCCGGCTGTACTTATATGAGAGGGGAGGAGTTACATCTCACACCTATTGAATACAAACTTCTTTGCTTATTATCTCGTAATGTAGGTAAGGTGTTAACACATACTTATATTACACAACAGATATGGGGAAGGTCTTCAGAAAATGATGTTGCATCTCTTAGAGTTTTCATGGCAACTTTGCGTAAAAAACTTGAATCAGATAAGAATGAAATTCAATATATTCAGACACACATTGGGATTGGGTATCGAATGCTGCGGATAGAGTAA